In Aliiroseovarius pelagivivens, a single window of DNA contains:
- a CDS encoding ABC transporter ATP-binding protein has translation MTTDMNADSYVTEDGRTIGPVVMDLKNITLRFGGVVAIKDISFNIREGEIRAIIGPNGAGKSSMLNVISGFYKPQEGEVWFRGSKRPQMRPYQVAQQGLARTFQNIALFDGMSVLDNIMTGRLNKMNANLLQQAIWKGKAEKEELANREACEKVIDFLEIQHIRKTPVGRLPYGLKKRVELARALAAEPSLLLLDEPMAGMNVEEKEDMSRFILDMNDEFGTTIALIEHDMGVVMDLSDRVVVMDYGKKIGDGTPEEVRNNQDVIDAYLGVSHD, from the coding sequence ATGACAACTGATATGAACGCCGACAGCTACGTCACTGAAGACGGGCGCACTATTGGCCCCGTTGTCATGGACCTTAAAAATATCACACTGCGCTTTGGTGGTGTGGTTGCGATCAAGGACATCAGCTTCAACATCCGCGAAGGCGAGATCCGCGCGATCATCGGCCCGAACGGTGCTGGTAAGTCCTCGATGCTGAACGTCATCTCGGGGTTCTATAAACCCCAGGAAGGCGAGGTTTGGTTCCGCGGGTCGAAACGTCCGCAGATGCGCCCCTATCAAGTGGCGCAACAGGGTCTGGCAAGGACTTTCCAAAACATCGCGTTGTTTGACGGCATGTCCGTGCTGGATAACATCATGACGGGTCGTCTGAACAAGATGAACGCCAACTTGCTTCAGCAAGCGATTTGGAAAGGCAAGGCCGAGAAGGAAGAGCTGGCAAACCGCGAAGCGTGCGAGAAAGTCATCGACTTCCTTGAAATCCAGCACATCCGTAAAACGCCTGTTGGGCGTCTGCCTTACGGTCTGAAAAAGCGTGTTGAACTGGCACGTGCCCTGGCCGCTGAACCGTCGCTGCTTTTGCTCGACGAACCAATGGCTGGCATGAACGTCGAGGAAAAAGAGGACATGTCCCGCTTTATCCTGGACATGAATGACGAGTTCGGCACGACCATCGCGCTGATCGAACACGATATGGGCGTGGTTATGGACCTGTCCGACCGCGTGGTTGTCATGGACTATGGCAAGAAAATTGGGGACGGCACACCTGAAGAGGTGCGCAACAACCAGGATGTGATCGACGCCTATCTCGGCGTGTCACACGACTAA
- a CDS encoding DeoR/GlpR family DNA-binding transcription regulator, which produces MSTTLRKPEILNIARREGKVTVDRLVELLGVTPQTIRRDLTELSDEGALDRVHGGAVLPSSTANIGYDARRQLNQAAKVDIARACAQQIPNDCCIFLNIGTTTEAVAQELLRHKGLLVVTNNINIAVILSANPDVQVIVSGGSLRRSDGGLVGELATDLIRRFRFDISVIGCSALNASGDMLDFDLHEVSVSQAIMAQSDNVWLTADRSKFERKAPVRIGNVADVDAIFTDQPLPEDCAALCQVNDTKVTLV; this is translated from the coding sequence ATGAGCACGACCCTACGCAAACCCGAGATCCTGAACATCGCCCGACGTGAAGGCAAGGTGACGGTCGACCGTTTGGTCGAGCTGCTGGGTGTGACACCTCAAACCATCCGTCGCGATCTGACCGAGCTGTCCGACGAAGGCGCGCTGGACCGGGTGCATGGTGGCGCGGTGCTGCCGTCGTCGACCGCGAATATTGGCTATGATGCCCGGCGACAGTTGAACCAAGCCGCCAAGGTCGACATCGCGCGGGCCTGTGCGCAGCAAATTCCGAATGATTGCTGCATCTTTCTGAACATTGGCACCACGACCGAGGCCGTCGCGCAGGAGCTGCTGCGCCACAAAGGCCTTCTGGTTGTGACGAACAACATCAACATCGCGGTGATTCTGTCGGCAAACCCAGACGTGCAGGTGATCGTGTCGGGTGGCAGCCTGCGCCGCTCAGATGGTGGGCTGGTGGGCGAGTTGGCGACCGACCTGATCCGCCGGTTCCGCTTCGATATCTCGGTCATCGGATGTTCTGCTTTGAACGCGTCGGGCGACATGCTGGATTTCGACCTGCACGAAGTCAGCGTCAGTCAGGCCATCATGGCGCAAAGTGACAATGTGTGGCTGACCGCCGATCGCAGCAAATTCGAGCGCAAGGCCCCCGTGCGCATTGGCAATGTAGCGGATGTAGACGCGATCTTTACCGATCAGCCACTGCCAGAGGACTGCGCCGCGCTGTGTCAGGTCAACGATACCAAAGTTACGCTGGTTTAA
- a CDS encoding AMP-binding protein: MAQDLATAGAFASIPALLARNVKEFGDRPAYREKEFGIWQSWTWAEAAEEIQNLALGLLALGINRGDHVAIIGRNRPAHYWAMVAAQKVGAVPVPLYQDAVVEEMEYVLEHCGARFVICGDQEQVDKVIEVQDRIHHIEHVLYYDKRGLRKYDHSHLHWYVDIQEEGRVAHARLEDEMAVREAELDYDSTCVMLYTSGTTGRPKGVVLSNRNIVESAKNSSEFDNLGVNEDVLAYLPMAWVGDFIFSLGQAMWSGFCVNCPESADTLMSDLREIGPTYYFAPPRVFETQLTNVMIRMEDSGDLKYAIFHHFMDFAKGGAGEKYGMPKRKVTTQKKTLEQKIRHGFNYAMGIGFAAETIIENGIRLAFAKLRHGKNVRKHFKAKDPIGLKLYRGNLQEYFKYRCGDVLVYGPLKDTLGFGRIRVGYTAGEAIGPEIFAFYRSMGINLKQLYGQTEATVFITVQPDGEVRNDTVGVPAPGVEVRIEDNGEIFYRSPGTFVEYYNNPESTADTKDPEGWVATGDAGFFDKHNGHLRIIDRAKDVGKMADGRMFAPKYVENKLKFYPDILEAVVFGNDRNMCTAFINIDLTAVGNWAERNNVAYGSYQELAGHPDVVSTIQEHVETVNKSVAEDEMLSGCQIHRFLILHKELDADDGEMTRTRKVRRKIVEEKYAPLIDGLYGGKTEQYIETEVTYEDGRKGSINATLEIRDAAVVDNTQGMAAE, from the coding sequence TTGGCACAGGATCTAGCCACAGCAGGCGCATTCGCTTCAATTCCGGCGCTACTTGCCCGGAATGTGAAGGAATTTGGTGATCGCCCGGCTTATCGGGAGAAAGAATTCGGGATCTGGCAAAGCTGGACCTGGGCAGAGGCGGCTGAAGAAATTCAGAACCTTGCTCTGGGTCTATTGGCTTTGGGGATCAACCGTGGAGACCACGTGGCCATCATCGGCCGTAACCGTCCGGCCCATTACTGGGCGATGGTTGCCGCACAAAAGGTAGGCGCCGTTCCGGTGCCGCTTTACCAAGATGCGGTCGTGGAGGAGATGGAATACGTGCTGGAACATTGCGGCGCGCGTTTCGTTATCTGCGGTGATCAGGAACAGGTCGATAAAGTGATCGAGGTGCAGGACAGGATCCACCACATCGAACACGTGTTGTACTATGACAAGCGTGGCCTGCGGAAATACGACCACAGCCATCTGCATTGGTATGTCGACATTCAGGAAGAAGGCCGCGTGGCCCATGCTCGTCTGGAAGACGAGATGGCCGTTCGCGAAGCCGAGCTGGATTACGACAGCACCTGCGTGATGCTGTACACCTCGGGCACCACCGGTCGCCCAAAAGGTGTGGTTTTGTCGAACCGCAACATCGTTGAAAGCGCGAAGAACTCGTCCGAGTTCGACAATCTTGGCGTGAACGAAGATGTACTGGCCTATCTGCCGATGGCATGGGTTGGTGACTTCATCTTCTCGCTGGGGCAGGCCATGTGGTCAGGCTTCTGTGTGAACTGTCCGGAATCGGCAGACACGCTGATGTCGGACTTGCGCGAAATTGGACCGACCTACTACTTCGCTCCGCCGCGCGTGTTCGAAACGCAGCTGACGAACGTGATGATCCGAATGGAAGACAGTGGCGACCTGAAATACGCCATCTTCCATCACTTCATGGACTTCGCGAAAGGCGGCGCCGGTGAAAAATACGGTATGCCCAAGCGCAAGGTCACGACCCAGAAGAAAACTCTGGAGCAGAAGATCCGTCACGGGTTCAACTATGCAATGGGGATCGGCTTTGCGGCTGAGACCATCATCGAAAACGGCATTCGTCTGGCCTTTGCCAAACTGCGTCACGGCAAGAACGTGCGCAAGCATTTCAAAGCCAAGGATCCGATCGGTCTGAAACTCTATCGCGGCAACCTGCAGGAATACTTCAAGTATCGCTGCGGTGACGTGCTGGTTTACGGTCCGCTGAAAGACACGTTGGGCTTTGGCCGTATTCGTGTTGGCTATACCGCTGGTGAAGCCATTGGTCCGGAAATCTTCGCGTTCTATCGCTCGATGGGGATCAACCTGAAGCAGCTTTACGGTCAGACCGAAGCCACCGTGTTCATCACGGTTCAGCCTGATGGTGAAGTGCGCAACGACACAGTTGGTGTACCTGCTCCGGGTGTGGAAGTACGCATCGAAGACAATGGCGAGATCTTCTATCGTTCGCCGGGTACCTTTGTTGAGTACTACAACAACCCTGAATCGACCGCCGACACCAAAGATCCTGAAGGCTGGGTTGCCACGGGTGACGCTGGCTTCTTCGACAAGCACAACGGTCACCTGCGGATCATCGACCGCGCCAAGGACGTGGGCAAGATGGCTGATGGCCGGATGTTTGCGCCCAAGTATGTTGAGAACAAACTGAAGTTCTACCCGGACATTCTGGAGGCAGTTGTCTTCGGTAATGACCGCAACATGTGCACCGCCTTCATCAACATCGACCTGACCGCCGTCGGCAACTGGGCCGAACGTAACAACGTGGCTTATGGTTCTTATCAGGAACTTGCAGGGCACCCGGATGTGGTTTCGACCATTCAGGAACACGTTGAAACGGTTAACAAATCGGTTGCTGAAGACGAAATGCTGTCGGGTTGCCAGATCCATCGCTTCCTGATCCTGCACAAGGAACTGGACGCAGATGACGGCGAGATGACCCGTACGCGTAAAGTGCGCCGTAAGATTGTGGAAGAGAAATACGCTCCGCTGATCGACGGTCTCTATGGCGGCAAGACCGAGCAATATATCGAAACCGAGGTCACCTATGAAGATGGCCGCAAGGGTTCGATCAACGCCACCTTGGAAATCCGCGATGCGGCTGTGGTGGATAACACTCAGGGGATGGCGGCAGAATGA
- a CDS encoding hybrid sensor histidine kinase/response regulator, which translates to MPLQSSETATLTQAGLNLIQQALSIYDRRLTLVIGNRQFQDMFNLPDHLAKPGASFAETIRHLAERGDYGAVGDIDEFVRSRVDQAKDFQPHYMERTRANGRVISVEGHPLPQGGWVTVYTDITPIKRQESLLRARSEELSDQVLTYTEELAQTNRALTSSNIALEETKRQLTLMESRTRLTAEMMPAHIARIDRNLHYTFSNRRLGKVFPGRPTDLLGLHANEALGDEAFAQISPYFTRAFHGESSVFEFTHEASGRRIRVALTPDKGEEQITGVYILSMDVTEEAQSRAALAQTRKRELAAQLTSGVAHDFSNLLTIIMGLQSRLAQMSIGDDAQELVQATNAAVRRGGTLLERIATISGRRDVHMEAVNVPDMLKGLESLAGPTLPENIHLKVETFDLDKRLVLDAGAVQDGLLNLIINATHALGDVGGTIHLTARPIRETWVEFRVSDTGPGFAPEALEHALDPFFTTKGGEGSGLGLSMVYDQTKVAGGQVKIFNSDETGGAVVSIRLPLRIPAQPISPRLVLLIEDSEAIRTSVREMLISMGHQVVEASSAEDALSLTGIEGLGLILSDVILEGAQTGPEFLDALDQAGLDVPMLLMTSLPLDDPRRKNAGFPVLPKPFTTSELATFLSQEVPS; encoded by the coding sequence TTGCCACTACAATCTTCAGAAACGGCCACGTTGACCCAAGCCGGGCTGAACCTGATTCAACAGGCGCTCTCCATTTATGACCGGCGCCTGACTTTGGTCATCGGGAATCGTCAATTTCAGGACATGTTCAATTTGCCAGATCACTTGGCGAAACCCGGTGCTTCGTTTGCCGAAACGATCCGCCACCTTGCCGAACGCGGGGACTATGGCGCGGTGGGGGACATCGACGAATTTGTCCGGTCCCGGGTCGATCAGGCTAAGGATTTTCAACCGCATTACATGGAGCGCACCCGCGCCAATGGACGTGTGATTTCGGTCGAAGGGCACCCGCTTCCGCAAGGGGGGTGGGTGACCGTCTACACGGACATTACGCCGATCAAACGGCAAGAATCGCTCTTGCGGGCCCGGTCCGAGGAACTGTCGGATCAGGTTCTGACCTATACAGAAGAATTGGCCCAGACCAACCGAGCGCTGACCTCTTCCAACATCGCCCTCGAGGAAACCAAGCGGCAGTTGACCTTGATGGAAAGCCGTACCCGTCTGACCGCAGAAATGATGCCCGCCCATATCGCGCGAATTGACCGCAATCTGCATTACACCTTCTCGAACCGGCGTCTGGGCAAGGTATTCCCGGGCCGCCCGACCGATCTTCTGGGCCTTCATGCCAATGAAGCGTTGGGCGACGAAGCCTTTGCGCAGATCAGTCCCTATTTCACCCGCGCGTTTCATGGTGAATCCAGCGTATTCGAGTTTACGCACGAGGCATCAGGCCGCCGTATCCGCGTGGCGCTGACCCCCGACAAAGGCGAAGAGCAGATCACCGGCGTCTACATCCTATCGATGGATGTCACCGAAGAAGCCCAATCCCGCGCCGCTCTTGCCCAGACCCGCAAGCGCGAGCTGGCAGCACAGCTGACATCCGGCGTCGCGCATGACTTTTCCAACCTTCTGACCATCATCATGGGCCTGCAAAGCCGCTTGGCACAGATGTCGATCGGAGATGACGCGCAGGAACTGGTGCAGGCGACCAATGCCGCTGTACGTCGCGGCGGTACACTTCTGGAACGGATCGCCACAATCTCGGGTCGGCGCGATGTGCACATGGAAGCCGTAAATGTCCCCGACATGCTGAAAGGGTTGGAAAGCCTTGCAGGGCCGACCTTGCCGGAAAACATTCACCTGAAAGTCGAGACCTTCGATTTGGACAAGCGTCTGGTTCTGGACGCCGGCGCGGTACAGGACGGGCTTTTGAACCTGATCATCAACGCCACCCATGCCCTTGGTGACGTGGGTGGTACCATACACCTGACCGCTCGCCCGATCCGTGAAACCTGGGTCGAGTTTCGCGTGTCCGATACCGGGCCGGGCTTTGCGCCAGAAGCCTTAGAGCACGCGTTAGACCCGTTTTTCACCACCAAGGGCGGCGAAGGATCGGGGCTTGGTCTGTCTATGGTCTATGACCAAACCAAAGTGGCAGGTGGTCAGGTAAAGATCTTCAACAGCGACGAAACCGGTGGCGCCGTTGTGTCCATTCGCCTGCCCCTGCGCATACCCGCCCAACCCATATCACCCCGCCTTGTTCTTCTGATCGAAGACAGCGAAGCCATCCGGACATCGGTGCGGGAGATGCTGATCAGCATGGGCCATCAGGTTGTCGAAGCAAGCTCGGCTGAAGACGCTCTTTCCCTGACCGGTATCGAGGGGCTGGGCCTCATCCTTTCTGATGTTATACTGGAAGGCGCGCAGACAGGGCCCGAGTTTCTGGACGCGCTGGATCAGGCCGGGCTGGATGTGCCGATGCTGCTGATGACATCCCTGCCGCTCGACGACCCACGGCGCAAGAACGCCGGGTTCCCTGTTTTGCCCAAGCCGTTCACCACCAGTGAGCTGGCTACATTCCTGTCGCAAGAGGTTCCATCGTGA
- a CDS encoding response regulator transcription factor has product MIAILDDEPEIRRMLSHALEEAGFRTAAFARATEFEAALNTMSPDVCLVDLGLPDRDGLTLVHRLALERGASIIIISGRTLVQDRVTGLELGADDYIVKPFEPAEVVARVRARLRNQKPGNTASNTAHFNGWIAHFDRYVLEDEDGTETAFSHAEGEVLRLFLDAPKRLISRAQMQETLGGVAGESFDRAMDVRISRLRTKLREDPKNPRLIKTIYGAGYIFLGDVRWG; this is encoded by the coding sequence ATGATCGCCATTCTGGATGACGAACCCGAAATCCGCCGCATGCTGTCGCACGCCTTGGAAGAAGCGGGGTTCCGTACAGCAGCCTTCGCGCGCGCGACCGAGTTTGAAGCCGCGTTGAACACGATGTCCCCAGATGTCTGCCTTGTGGATCTTGGGCTGCCCGACCGCGACGGGCTGACCTTGGTGCACCGGCTTGCGTTGGAAAGAGGCGCGTCAATCATCATCATCTCGGGTCGAACCTTGGTGCAGGATCGCGTGACGGGATTGGAGCTAGGGGCCGATGACTACATCGTAAAACCCTTCGAGCCAGCCGAAGTCGTTGCACGCGTACGTGCCCGCCTGCGCAATCAGAAACCCGGCAACACGGCCTCAAACACGGCGCATTTCAATGGCTGGATCGCACATTTTGACCGCTATGTTTTGGAAGATGAAGACGGCACCGAAACCGCGTTCTCTCATGCGGAAGGCGAGGTTCTGCGCCTGTTCCTAGATGCCCCCAAGCGATTGATTTCACGTGCACAAATGCAAGAGACGTTGGGCGGCGTGGCGGGTGAAAGCTTCGATCGCGCCATGGACGTTCGTATCTCGCGCCTGCGCACGAAGCTGCGTGAAGACCCGAAAAACCCGCGCCTGATCAAGACGATCTATGGGGCAGGCTATATTTTTCTGGGCGATGTGCGCTGGGGTTAA
- the glpD gene encoding glycerol-3-phosphate dehydrogenase, with protein sequence MQTDFDLLIIGGGINGCGIARDAAGRGLSVCLAEMGDIGGATSSASTKMFHGGLRYLEYFEIRLVREALTERETLLRAMPHISWPMRFVLPYHHSMRFDSSTPASRLLNAVMPWMKGRRPGWLVRLGLFLYDNLGGRKILPGTTRVDLRSDPEGQPLNPMFETAFEYSDCWVEDARLVVLNARDAEARGAEINPRHKVTSAEPHDGGWRVTLTNTDTGDTRQVTARMLVNAAGPWIADMLGKTLGSNTPANIRLVRGSHIVTKRLFDHDKCYFFQGQDGRIIFAIPYETDFTLIGTTDADHVDADTPPRCTDDERDYLIAFINGYLKDPIAADDVVWTYSGVRPLFNDGEGSAAAATRDYVLRTDHVEDAPVLNIFGGKITTYRRLAESALEKIGAVLGPLPDRWTAGVPMPGGDFPVDGFDTLVGKIEQDFPFLTPRHAKRLVRAYGTEARDILGNATSMNDLGQDFGATLTEAELRWLMDKEYAQRAEDVVWRRSKLGLLLDADQINAIDAWMLAARETA encoded by the coding sequence ATGCAAACGGATTTTGACCTTCTGATCATCGGCGGCGGCATCAATGGCTGCGGCATCGCGCGCGATGCTGCGGGCCGTGGACTGTCCGTCTGCCTGGCCGAGATGGGGGATATCGGCGGCGCGACCTCGTCTGCCTCGACCAAGATGTTTCATGGCGGGTTGCGGTATCTTGAGTATTTCGAGATCCGGCTGGTGCGTGAAGCTCTGACCGAACGCGAGACGCTTTTGCGCGCCATGCCACATATTTCGTGGCCGATGCGGTTTGTCCTGCCCTATCACCACAGCATGCGGTTCGACAGCTCAACACCGGCGTCTCGGCTGCTGAATGCCGTCATGCCGTGGATGAAAGGTCGCCGCCCCGGATGGCTCGTACGGCTGGGGCTATTTCTTTATGACAATCTGGGGGGACGGAAAATTCTTCCCGGTACAACCCGCGTTGATCTGCGGAGCGACCCGGAAGGCCAGCCCCTGAATCCGATGTTCGAAACCGCGTTCGAGTACTCAGACTGCTGGGTCGAAGACGCCCGGCTGGTTGTTCTGAATGCCCGTGACGCCGAAGCGCGGGGGGCCGAGATCAACCCGCGCCACAAGGTCACGAGCGCCGAACCACACGACGGCGGCTGGCGTGTGACTTTGACAAACACCGATACGGGCGACACCCGACAGGTCACCGCCCGCATGTTGGTCAACGCCGCTGGCCCGTGGATTGCCGACATGTTGGGCAAAACGCTTGGCAGCAACACGCCCGCCAACATCCGTCTGGTCCGCGGCAGCCATATTGTCACCAAGCGCCTGTTTGACCACGATAAATGCTATTTCTTTCAGGGGCAGGACGGGCGGATCATCTTCGCCATTCCATACGAGACCGACTTCACCTTGATCGGGACAACCGATGCCGATCACGTGGATGCCGACACGCCCCCGCGCTGCACAGATGACGAGCGTGACTATCTGATCGCCTTCATCAATGGGTATTTGAAGGACCCAATTGCGGCTGACGATGTGGTCTGGACCTATTCCGGCGTCCGCCCGTTGTTCAATGACGGCGAAGGCTCGGCGGCGGCAGCCACCCGCGACTATGTGCTGCGCACCGACCACGTAGAGGACGCGCCGGTTCTGAACATATTCGGCGGCAAGATCACCACCTATCGCCGCCTTGCCGAAAGTGCTTTGGAAAAGATCGGCGCAGTGCTTGGCCCGCTGCCCGACAGATGGACCGCAGGTGTTCCCATGCCGGGCGGAGACTTCCCGGTGGATGGGTTCGACACGCTGGTTGGCAAGATCGAACAGGACTTCCCTTTCCTAACCCCACGACATGCCAAGCGACTGGTCCGTGCCTATGGGACCGAGGCGCGCGACATCCTTGGAAATGCGACGTCCATGAATGATCTTGGCCAAGATTTCGGCGCGACCCTGACCGAGGCCGAGCTGCGCTGGCTGATGGACAAGGAATACGCCCAACGGGCGGAGGACGTGGTTTGGCGTCGTTCGAAACTGGGGCTTTTGCTTGATGCGGATCAGATCAACGCTATCGACGCTTGGATGTTAGCCGCACGGGAAACAGCCTAA